ATATCGTTCTGCTGTTGCATTTTAAGAATTCGTTTTTCCAAGTAGCAATATACAAGTCAACGATATGCATATCTAAATTCATATGCTATAAcatattctttttctctcttaatAAAAGACTAATAAATTTATCATCTAATATCTAATCACACTATCTAATAGTAACTTCATAAATCATTAACTCTCCCATGTAGTTTGTTACTAttgaataaatcaaaataactTTTGTAATGCTCAGTTTGAAAAAGTTTTGAGAAAACTTCAGTGTAAAATACAAGATTTTAATGTCACCAAGGCATGATATTGTAATCTTTAATCTAGTTCGTatttaaatttgataattataGTCAATATGTAGATATTAACGAGATATTATAAAGAATCCAGATAAAGATTGATGCTGAATATTTTAagtatagatttttttttttttactcttaCTAGTAATGTTTTCTATTTATTGTGTCGCAGTATAAGCATATTGTGagatatactttattttatattttgtaggAGCGACATTTTAGTATATTCTTTTAAGCATACTAACGTATACGATGTATATTGCTacttaaaatgataattaaattaagttttttattttgtgtaCTTTCAAACAATTTCTGAGATTCATGTATCTTTACTTTTAAAcgaaattttgaagaaaatctTTTTTAATACCGAATACagatttctttaaattatttatcatcatactttgtttttttttttttacaaataaatacagACATAAAGTAAGATACTGTTTTGTAACTGAAAACAGCTTTTCATAAATAATGAAGTCTACAGTACAAATTAAGGTCAATAAACATAGAAACTTCATTTGAGGCATTAAAACAAAGGCTTTATAATtcttatttaaaactttatattcGTTATATGTCAATATTTCTAATTCAATAGTGTTTGATATGTAATGAAATTACATTAacatcttatatatatatatataatattttaatgtatataaactttattaataataaagataaaaattatatgtataattttaatgtaattcctCAAATGAGGTACATATACAACtagaaacaaattaaaatagCACACAAGAAATATCTTCAGTAAAACATCTATGGTTTCAAAGTGCACAAAActcttaaataattaatacagtTTCTTCAGAAACGTCAATTTTTAATACCTACTATAACATGtagttttaaattttaaagctttaagaagtttctttaattttacgAGTCTATAATTTATAAGTTGTACAGTaccaagtaatgtagatttccCGAAGGGGATGACAATGCCCAGGCTTCCCCACCGCTGTAGGCTTCCGGACGCGCAACCCTCACCATAGCCGGCTCCGGAGAAAATGACGATAGAGAGGAGAGAGTCCCATATATATAGTCCCGTGGTCCCCCACCAtttgcgcgggaaaatttgaattgctatttatgttatttatatttcttaatgatataccaaattttataatatttaatgactgaaaattatattattttaattctaaatcAATTTTGgcattaatatcgtcaaaattaagattttatatAACGTAATGTGTCATTTGTAATCATAAGTTTGGTTCCGCAATTTTAGCCATGAAAAAAGTGCACGGAAGATAGTTTTCTTTTATAGCGATAcaataatttaatgtaaaatgaCGTATTTGTTCAATAAAAGAATTACACGAAATTTAATATAGATGTAgtgaaaagttttttattttatgttaaattatgaaataaaatttaaaatgcgCCATCTGTTGAAGGAAACAAAAGAGAATATGATTTTCTAATCTATGTTTTTAGTTGCTCAAAGTGGTAACAGACATGCTTCCACAGCGCCTCGGTCTTTTCCGGTCATCCCATAACGTGTGTGAGGTAATgtaatcttttatgaaaaagatacttTGTGAAATCCACAACAATCTAGCGATGCAATAAACTTTATGCCATATTATTTGTGCCATTTAATATCATTCAATATATTTAAGCAAGGctaagtattatttttaaaaaggggTGTTGGTTTTATTCATATGCATTGAAATCTAAccttattttttaatacttgtAAACAtacttttctaaattaaaattctaatagaattatatttgtttaattaatcttAAAAGTTGATTCTTGCATTGAGAGCTGTACactcaaaaattgaaatacaattgttttctttatattaaatttgttaaatagtTGACAGCTTGATGTTGTATGAACCATACATAACCTACAAATTTTCACATAGTGAAAACTGTATAAAATAATGcttgcaaaataaaattatatgctagagtataattaatatttcatttttaaggaTGCGattctaaataatattttctggTACATTACAGGATGAAGCAAATCGTAACAAATCAAACTGTGAAAATACCTGAGGGATTGACTGTTACAGTCAAATCCCGATTGGTTACTGTTAAAGGACCAAGGGGTGTTTTAAAACgttcttttaaacatcttgcaCTTGATATTCGTGTAAGTAGATATGTTAACaagtgaaatatttaattttaacatatAATCTGATGATACTTGGATTCCCCTTCATTTTTTCATAGATGATAAATCCGTATCTGATGAATATAATGATAATAAGAAATAGcagtataattaaatattgttcttaaatttatttctgaCCTCTTTTCAGATGGTAAGTCCAAGGTTACTGAAAGTGGAGAAATGGTTTGGAACCAAAAAAGAATTAGCAGCTGTTCGCACAGTTTGCTCTCACATTGAAAACATGTTGAAAGGAGTGACTAAAGGATACCAATACAAAATGCGAGCTGTATATGCTCATTTTCCCATTAACTGTGTTACAACTGAAAACAACACAGTTATTGAAATTCGTAACTTTTTGGGTGAAAAATACATCCGACGTGTAAAAATGGCACCTGGTGTGACCGTCACAAATTCAGCCAAGCAAAAGGATGAACTGATAATTGAAGGAAATTCCTTAGAGGATGTCTCTAGATCtggtaaatattaatattcttgcaTTTCATTTCTAATAAATACACAAACTGAACATGTTATCATATTAATGGGTAATTTTCGTTTCAGCTGCGCTTATTCAGCAGTCTACAACAGTAAAGAACAAGGATATTAGAAAGTTCTTAGACGGTCTCTATGTATCTGAAAAAACAACAGTTGTACAAGATgatgaataaatattatttacaatttgaatGAGACTCCTGtcaatttatatattttgttaatgacCTATTACTATGAATAAATATGTGTTAACTTTAAATAACAAAGCATGAAACTGTCTTGCGCGTTTTAGTTCATAATTACACGGTGATATATTAGCGCATGTAAATAAACTCCcataaaacaaataattttgagTAATTAAGCGATTAATTTAGTAATTGAATTGCGCATATATCCTTCGGTTAAAAAGTACCGTTGAAAGACCACGAGGCCGGGTCAATGGTCATCCTGAGTCACACTTCATTGTGATACTGACCTCGTGGATGACAAAGGCACGTTCGGTCATTTCAATGCATTACACTATCCAATGTAATAgataattaaatcaaatatgAATTCAATGTAATAAACACATAAAAGGTGCCAATTTAAACAGTgacaaattttggaaaatttcagtAAAAATTGATCATGATCTTGTCTAAATAAGAGTAataagaaaacagaaaaaagtaTCATTTTCTTAATCCCCCTTAATCAAGAGCGTACCTTTGTACTATGTTATGATAAGATTGTTTAAAATGCTCTTTCTAAAAGTACGAGTCATTGATATATCAACTTCGCTAATTAATAAACGATTACGTATCTATGaatctatattatattataactgTACCTAGACATAGAGGAATATCAACTTGATGCATAACCATATGCCAATAAATTGctgatttaagaaaaaaaaaatgaagagcaCTTTCCTTCTTATGCGGATATCTTACATAAGCATTCAAGTTCATTGAAATCGGTGATGAACTTGTATTGCTATTTGAACTCGAATAGCAGTATTATTCCGatttcatttacaattaataCAAGTTTTTTGCTCCtaaacttttgaaaaatatattaaataaggGTGTTATAAATAGTTCATCGAAAGATTGGGATAACTTGTActtgtaattgaaaaaaaaattaaaagcagtttctaaacaattaaaacattatttacaaaattataaatactgTTCGCTCTCTacttagaaataatttttttttattaagacaACACTGAATGTGttcgaaaataatttgaatGTTAATCAAACGCGAACTAAATTGCAAAACAAGAATATTGGAAATGATAATCATGGGACAAAATAAGGTCATTTAATTAACATTGTTAATTTAGAAGATTTAGAGAAACCGGATCGTTAAATCCATTGAATTATCGATAACCTACGATAATTTATTAGATACTTTTAGCGAATGAATATTTGCGTTTTAACAATATCGAAGAAACTGTAATTACTATTTGGCAGGGTCATTTTTGACTTTCGACTATCATGAAACTTTCAATTTCTTCGATTGATGGAAAAGCATTATTTCAGATATTAACATAATTCTATGATAAGGGGATAATCACTTTACatgtatgtaaaataaaattagagacAGATTGATTCAACAATTCACCCAAAAACAGAAACCCCTTGATAGCAACCCCCTTAGGTCGGTGCAAGGCGGGTTGCCTATCTCCAGGCGCAATACTAATCTCGATTAGAATAAGCTAAAACAATACCTTACATTAAGTAATAAAGAACTTCGTTTTCTTTAATCACATTCCAATCTTTCAAACCGCTTTATTTGCAAATTGGCAATATAACTTGTAATTATGTTACGCAGCAAGTTTTCTTCAAACGTGTGCAAAAAAAATGAATGTGCAACATGTTTTCAGTTATCATCGCATATATTGCATAAATCACACGTTAAGAAATATGCCAGTAAAAAAACATAACGAATCAAATAAATCTTTGCTACGAATTACTCATTGTAATGATCCCCTTACCTTTATTAATACTAGATTGCCGGAGCgagtcaatttgactcatttacgattttattgctatacatacagaaaaacttaaataattttttttaaaacatatgttggATTTTAacagaattatgaaatgtaaataaatactaattccttctcCTCCCCGCTCCTgggttccaaaaatccatatgtgcCATACCTGTTTTAACGGATGTGAGTCCAGCCATCTAATGTTAAGGATACATAGTTAACGTAAGTATATGCAACGTTCTCTTTTGCTACCTGTTTAGTACTGATACGTTTGTTGCTTGGATCTTAAAGCGGCTATGTCATCGTGTGTTGCAGCATTTAAGCGTTGCCGATCGAACGCACGATAACTTGTTGACAATCTTGTACGCAAAGCGGGTGCAAAAGCATCAATTATATGCTCGCATGTGTTTTTGTTTATATCGGAGAGCTATCTAAGAATTAACGAGTTAAATAATGTGTCAAAGCAGGGATTAGAAGTGGTCatgcgaaagaagaaaaaaaagaaatgcagaGAGGGGGCGAGA
This Osmia lignaria lignaria isolate PbOS001 chromosome 9, iyOsmLign1, whole genome shotgun sequence DNA region includes the following protein-coding sequences:
- the RpL9 gene encoding ribosomal protein L9, producing the protein MKQIVTNQTVKIPEGLTVTVKSRLVTVKGPRGVLKRSFKHLALDIRMVSPRLLKVEKWFGTKKELAAVRTVCSHIENMLKGVTKGYQYKMRAVYAHFPINCVTTENNTVIEIRNFLGEKYIRRVKMAPGVTVTNSAKQKDELIIEGNSLEDVSRSAALIQQSTTVKNKDIRKFLDGLYVSEKTTVVQDDE